The DNA region ACTTTCCGGCCCTGGCCCCCCAGGAGGATGGCTCCCTGTGGGTCTCATCCACTCTCTGGGTGCCCCTTGTGCCACCGTTTGCTCCACTGAGCAGCTCCCTTGGGACCTGTGGGTCCCCGCGTCGCCGTTCCCAGAGGCGGCGGCCACCGGCAAAGGAGCTGCTGCGATCTCGGGGAGCCTGCGGGGTTTCTGCAACTGTGGCCGGCAGGAGTGTGGCCTCCCTGCGGGGCTGCAGGCTGGGCTCCCGCAGCGAGCTcaagctggaggctgaggtgaggccGGAGCCTTCGAGCGCCGCGGGGCCAGGCTGGAGGTAGGCACTCTGGGCACGCTCGCGCAGTGGCCCGGGCTCCTGGAGGCTGCAGCCGGTGGCGGAGGTAGGCCGCTTGCCGGTCTTGCGCTGGATGTAGTCGGCCAGGGCGCTCTGCTGGAACTGCTTCAGCTCGGGCCCCGACAGGCTGAGCGTGGAGCAGGCCTTGCCATCGCGCTCGAAGAGGCGGCGCCGGTCGGCCACACTGCTCTTCCTCTGCGGGCCCAGGGGTGTTGGTTCGGCCTCCTCCGCGACCCCTACCTCGTTCATCTTCTCGGGCTCGGAGTAGGAGCGCTTCTTCTGCTCGGGAGTCAGGCGCCGGCGAGCCCCTCTCCGGGCGGCAGGGGGCACGGGCCTGGCCAGGTCGCCCTCGGCAGGGGTCACACTGTGCCGCTCGCGGGGCGTGTGCGGGGAGGCGGAAGCCGGTGCCTCTGGGCTCCGCAGCCCCACGTGGGCCGAGGAAGGCCGCGGCCGCCAGGACTTCGATGCCACAGGCGCCCCCAGCTCCAGGTCCCGGCGTCGAAAGGAAGTGGCCCCCAAGACACGAGACTGTGCATCCTTGATGCTGTTCCGGTAGGCGCGACTGAAGGGGGCATCCAGCAAGGGCGACTCGGGCGAGCCGGGCCTGTCCCGCCACTCGGGCTCCCTCTCTGGCTCGCTGGAGAGCTGGAAGGTGCTCTGGCTGCGGAGGAGCCGAGCATCCGGCCTCTGGGGGCCACGGCCGCTGTCCGAGGTTCCTCCACTCAACTGCTGACCACAGGGCTGCCGGGAAGCCTCTTCCAACTTCAGCTCCCCGTTTTTGAAGTGCTGCTCCCCGTTGCCTAGGGGTTCAGCTGACTCAGAGAAACGGATGTGGGCTTTTATCTCCTCTAAGTCATTCCCAGAAGTACTGGAAGTTGAGACGGTCCTGTGGGGCCTATAGTTATGGCCAAAACCGGAGCCGCCCACACTGGGTCTCTGGCTCCCTTGCTCTCGCTGCTCGAATTTGGAGACCTTCTCCAGCACCGAGCAGTGGGGCTTCCCGTACTGAAAGCCCTGAAGAGCCGAGGCGCTGCCTGGGCCGGGCCCCCTCCGGCCAAGACTGGATGTGTGCGGGTGCGAGGCGGCAGGCAGCTCTTCAGGCCTTGGGTCTGTACTGTGGAAAGAGGCCGAGGCACCGGTCCTCCCCTCGGGCCGCGGGTAGGAAACCTGCCGGTCCAGATGGCTCCCGAGGTCAGGAGCGGCTTTCCTCCCAGGGTCTTCTGCCTTGGTGTTGACTGCACAGGTGGGCCTTCCCCCCGGGTAACCCTCCTGGGCTCCCCGGCCTAGCTCCAGGCTGCTGTGTCTTCTCAGACTCTCAGGAATGTTCTGGAGAGATGAGAAGGCTGACTTGGTCTTGCCAAAGTTGCCTGACAGGCTCTGACCTAGGCCttctctctccagcctcctccagaGGTTGGCATTGTGGTCTTCCTGGAAATCACCCTCCCAAGGCTCTGAGAGCCTGGAAGATCTCTTGTCTTCACCCGCTTGCCAGGCCTGAGCCTGAGGGCATTTGAGGCTGTGGGGATGAGAAGATGGTTTGTTGCTCTGGGTGCTCTTTCTCTCATTGGAATGTGGGCTGTTGCCTTGGGGAGGTGTGAGATGTCTCTTCAGGGaggcatcttcctcattttcaggCACTGAAGAAAAATGGACTTTGGAGGGGACATACTTGACTGTAGCTTCTGGTTTCTTCTCCACCGGGGACAGCAAGTCATGTTCTAAGGGCTGGCAAAAGGCAAACCCAGGCCTGCTAGATCCATTCTGGTTCCCATTCTCATCAATGGTAGCCATCTTGTTGCACGCTCCCTGAGGGGCTATGTATCCACTCTCCTTGGCCAGTGCAGGGTACAGCATACCGTTGCTACtcacagaaggctgaggcacctGGGCAAAGTGTGGCTCCAGGGAAGGTACAGGGTAGATGCTGGTCGGCAGCAGGGGTTGGCCAGGTTGGGCCTTCTGGGTATAGTTATGCTTGGGCTTCACTGGGGGGCTGTTCTCTGGACTCTTCTCCAGCACAGTATGCAGCTGCTCCTCTATGAATGGAGACTTCAGGGAGCCTAAAGAGTTTGCCTGAGGCCGGCAGAGCCGTTTCTGATCAAGGCTAGACCACGAGCTGGGCCGCTCACGGTGCCGAAACGCTGCATAACTGTCACTCCGAGCTGGAGGCAGGGGTGCACCCACCTTAGGAGGAAGGTTGTCTGTGGCAGTCTCCAAGGAACTGGGGCACTGCTGGCTCCAGGATGGGGGTGGTACTCCCTTGCCCCGAGGAATATTAGACCATTTATCATAGCCCTGACCATCTGTTGAGGCTCGGGCCTCCCTACCTTGAAGCAGCAGGGCTGAAGAGTTCACCTCATACTCTGCTGAGACTCCCCTCCGGGTGTCATAGACTGTCTTGACATAGCGaatatctgcctgcctcatccctTCAAGGAGGCCACCTCGAGCAGAAGTATTGTCCATGGAGCTTGAACGCTCCCGGGCAGAGATGCCAGGGGGTGGATACTCCAGGATGCTAGAACTGGTGGAGAAAGAGCTGTAAGCCGAGTCTCTCTTGTTATGGAAGTGGCTGAGCTGGTCAATGCTGCCGGTGGACTTGGCAGGGGAAAGATGACAGGGTGGGTATACCCCACTGGGCTCCAGGCTCTCCATGCTCCCCTGGGAGCTGCAGTGGTCAGGGCTCCGCCTTAGATAGGCATGGTCATAGTTGGAGAGGTCACTAGTAGAGGAGCTGGAAGAAAGGGAGACAAAGCAGTCAGCACCACTGAGCTGTTATCATTTCGTAGGCTTACAGGCAGAGGACCCAGCTTATAAATGTTCTCTTGTGCAAGAGGTTTGGTGTTTGGAAGTGTGGGTAAAAAGGGCCATATTTGGACCTTGCTCAGCCTCCTTGTTTGTCATTGCTAGGAGTAACTGCCCAACACTCTAACCTATCTGCCTCCGATTAATCACCCAGGCTAGCAAGGAGGAATGAGGAGCTCAGAGGAAGCCACGTGGCCTTTGGGCACAGGCAGCACTTTGATGTGATTTGCTGCATGCTGGAAATGACATTCTGCATGCGCCAAGAAATGAGAGAGGTGGAAGAGTGATTGAGACCGAAATTGTGTGTCTACTGGGGTTGTTTgtgggaagaggagaaaagcTTAGTAAGAGAATAGGCACGGGTGAAGGAGACTTTGTGTGCTCATGTGTATGTTTTTAGttaatatctttcctttttatggaatTGAAGGATACACCCTGGCAATCTTCCTGGAATCTCAACTGCACTAGAAACAATTTGTTTGTGGTAAGAAAGCTAAACACAAAGCTGAATGAGAGAAATTAGAGTCAGAAAAAGCTCataagaggcagagagaaggggaaagagggaaggaaagggaagcttTATGAGAAGGCTTAATCATAGGGGCTCTTGGGTGCTGGGATTCCATCACCTGTGGATGACTTCCAAAAGCCAAAGCAAAGCCTCCTCATACATTTAGGAGGGCAAGACCTTCTCATTTACAAGCTCCTCCAGATGGTTTTCAGAGCCCGtctggagaagaggaaaaagactATCAATCATGGCATTGTAAACTCCAAAAagttgtctcaaaataaaattacttataaaCTCAAATATATATATCACTTAAAACttgacaataagaaaacaacctgaTTTAAAAACTGGCCAAAGACATCctaagaagatacacagatggtaaataagcaaatgaaaaggctGTCATCGTAAGTCACTaggaaattacaaattaaaacaacaagatACTAGGGAACATGTTTTCAGGacttcctgagggctgtgtcgtaggcaaaaacaacaaacaaccaaccaaaccaaaccaagataccactacacacctattagaacagccaaaatccagaacattggcaacaccaaatgctggtgaggatgtggagcaagaGAAGCTCTCATTCATTGCAGGTGgtaatgcaaaatggtgcagtcacttttaaaagaagtttggcagtttcttacaaaattaaacatactcttaccgTAAGATCCAGTGATCACATTCCTtggcatttatccaaaggagcTGAAAACTCATGTCCATACAAAAACCCACACATGGATAtttacagcagttttattcataattgccaaaacatggaagcaacAAGACTGTCCTGCAGTAggtgaataaactgtggtatttctacacaatggaatgttactcattacttaaaaaaaaaaaaaaaaaagctgtcaagccatgaaaaaaatatgaaggaaaCTAAAATGCATTTTACTAGATGAAAGATGCCAGTCTGAAAATGCTACAAACcatatgattccaactacatgactgactttctggaaaaggcaaaacaatggagacaataaaaagatcagtggttgccaggtcTTAGGGGCGATGCAAGGAGGAAtgggtggagcacagaggatttttagggcagtgaaactattctgtatgatactataatggtggatacatgtcattatacatttgttcaaaccTACAAAATGCACAACAGCAACAGTGAaccctaatataaactatggactttgggtgattatgatgtgtcaatgtaggtttatCAGTTGTAAGAAATGTACTACTCTGGTGGGGGCTGCTGATAATGGAGGAAGCTATGCATATTTGGGGACAGGGactatatgggaaatctctggaCTTCCTGTTCAATTTCACTGTGaaactaaaactgctctaaaaaatgtctgtctctgtctctctatatatacacatgggGAGGGCATATAGGAAAGAATAAGTGGTTCCAATGTTTGTGACTCACTGTTCTCTAAAGAAGGGTAAATCACTAGAAGTTCTTGCccaagattttctatttttaaatggataGGCATTTCAACACTATTAAAATTCATGATGTATTCTTATATTTCTAGATCACATGTAAATAAATGTAGTGTCTTATTGAACAAGTATGTGATAATGCCTTGTGGCTGGAATATCTCCAGATAATATGTTGAGACTAGAAGAACCATATTCTGAGTCACAATTTGTGCtggaatttaaggaaaaaaagaccaCACTTTAAGCAGCTCTCCTCAAGAATGTAATATTTCTGTATCAGAGAAAGTCAGCTTACTGAATGGCACATCCTACTTTGGGACGGATGGGTATAAattcaaggaagaaaggaaggaaatagcTCCCAAACCAGCCAGATCAGGGAAATCAGACCCGGTACTCAATGGCATGGCATATGTCAAAGATTCTACCCTCTACCCCGAATTTCTTCATTCCCTTCTAAAAAAAGAGGTTGTACTAAAGAGGCATTAGACGGCCTTGTTGTGGATAATCCTGTATGACCCAGTCTGCTTCCTTTTTAGAGCTAATACTTCCAGGGGAAATGGAACCCCGTAAGGGCCGTTTCATTCACCATTTCTATGAAGGTAGGAAACATTAGGTAATCCTCCTCCAACTGCTGAGAATTTTAGCAGTTTTTCATTGAAAGGATAATTCAAATCTAACTTAGGAACACACACAACAAATCAAAGTAAATAAACTGATAGTTAACTGAAACACTACTGAGTGGGGAAAATACCATCACtaacatatctttttttgtttgtttgtttttttctttgagatagagtctctctctgtcgcccaggctggagtgcagtggcgcaatctcggcttactgcaaccgctgtctcccaagttcaggcgattctcctgccttggccccctgagtggctgggattacaggtgtgtgccaccacacccagcaaatttttgtatttttagtagagacggggtttcaccatgctggccaggcaggtctcaaactcctaacctcaaatgatccaccctccttggcctcccaaagtgctgggattacaggtgtgagccaccatgcctggcctaacatatcttaaaatatagATGGTGTCTATAAGTATGAAATCTCTGTTACACATATCTCTAATCAGACCAGTGCAAGGGTATTGTGGGTTCCCTCCTGTAGCAAACCTAAGGTAGAAAGGCCATGGGAGGCCTCTGTCAGGTGCTCTCCCTCCTACCCAGAGAGGGTTCTGTCCCTTCAGAATTACCATTCCCAAGCTGCCTGGGGAATACAGGCGCTGATATCACTCTCTAGGATAAGTTCTTCCACTGCTCTctggaaataattcatttttattaccttTGCCATCGATACCTCCAAAATGGCACTTTTAACGATGGGTAAGAAAACTTGGAATGAAGGTTTTCAATCCTACAACAATTCCACCAGCCTTACTGTCAAGAGGGGTGCATCTTGAGTAGATCAAAGTTCTTACCATGGTCTGACTACTTCTCCAGCCTTTTTCTTTCGCTCTTCTTCTTGctccctgcactccagcataaTAGTTTCACTGCTGAAACTCAAACCCAGGAAATTTATTCCTATCTCAGGGTCTCAGAGTCTTTGTACTCACTGCACCCACCACCTGGAATGCTCTTTACCTGGCTTACTCCCTCCTTTCATTCAGAGAGGGCCTCCTGGAACTAACTAAAGAGTATCTCTTCTCTCCTTTGTGCCTGttaccctgctttattttcttcacagcacttagCACTACTTGACATTATATCATATCCCTTTGGTTATGTGAAAGAGACTTCAACTGTATctataatatttaaagaactgaAGCACACATAAAATGCTTGTTAATTCTGTGGTAGATATATGTATTCTTACAATATCATTCTATTTTGTgtgtttaaaagtattttaaacacaGGTATCtaccaggtacggtggctcacgcctgtaatcccagcactttgggaggctgaggtgggaggatcccttgagcccagaatgtcaatgctgcagtgagccttgatcacatcactgcaccccagcctgggctacacagtgaaaaccatcacaaaaaaaaaaaaaagttattgtaaaaatatttaaaacatagagCACAAAATAAAGTGTATGAAAACATTTCCTAAAGTGTGCTCACAGAACACTAATTCCTTAGATGATTAAATATGTTTGGAAAATATTGACCTAAATAAgctaaacaattttatttactgCAAGATTTCTGAGTCTTTTATAAACTATTGTTCTCCCAAACCATTTCTCAGGTGTTGTtctaaaagagaaatatataataCGAAGAGATGTCTTCTAAACTTACTTGATcccagaaacttttttttctaaggaGTATCTAGTGGACTGTTATTCCACGGAACACATTTTGTGAAACAAATATTGTGGTGTAGGGGGCTTTTTATGTCTTGTTCACCATTGTATTCCCAATACCTACAAAGCATCTGAGATATTGTGGGTGCTCATacagatttgttgaatgaatgaatcactgATTTGATATTGCTATTTCAGCCTCTTGTCAGGGGGCTGGACTACATAACTTTTCAAGGACTCTTCTAAAGTACTTTAGTACTTCAGAACCTTTGGGTGAGATTTCCATAGGGCAGCAAAAACAGAATGTCAAGGGTCTGATAGAAAGCAGCTGAAATACAATTTCAGTGAAATTCCAAATCCAACCTAGCTCACAGTTAAATTACACATTTTCAGTCTCAGTCTCTCcatacttctctctctctctctctctctcacttcgcTCCTGTCCTTCCCTCATCCTCTCCCCCCCTCATACGCCTGCTTCTCAACAAGAAACAGATCCATAAATTCAGAACTGAGATTGGTTTCTGGAACTTAAACGAAGGCTGTCAGAGAGATACCAGCCACCTGATGTGGCACAATGGACCACTAGATGCCACTGTGCTCCTCAGAAACACACCTGGGGCGCCTCTGCACCTGCAGCTGCCAAGATCAGACCCCACAGGTGGAACTCAGCATGGGCCAAGCCCTCTGCCAGAGCTGCAAGCCTCAGGCATGGAATGAACAGAGCACAGAGTGGTTTGTGCTGCAGCAGGAGAGAATGCACACGTCTGTAACGTTTTGGGTTATTTgaactttcctttctccttttgtcCCCATGTAGTGCTTTTGTGCTGACGGTCCTTGTGTCAGGGTGAACTATTTTGAAGCTTGAATCAGAGAGACAGAGTGGTAGATACAACACAAGGGCagatccacctgcctaagccctctggaggctgggatgctgaggaggaaggaggaggtgcAGAAGTACAGCCTTGAAAATATTGTACTTCTGGTGCTGATGGCCCCATTCCCCTGAGGCCTGTCAGAGCTCACCATAGTTACTGTAAGCAGTCATTCTAAGCACTGATGGCAGCGCTATTTCTGCTGAAGGGCCAGCACATTTTTTAAGTCACAATATGGCTTTCGATTTAGGACTTCATAAGAAGGTTTGGAGGGACACTCAAAGACCCCACTGTTGAAGAGCACTCTGTTAATACATACACACCTGCATTTATAAGTGTGTGTCGGCCATTCACTATCAAGTTCAGTACCAGGTTTCATGGCGTCCTGAAGTCTTCAGCTTAATTATTATAATCAGTCATCAttcattgagtgcttactatgtactTAAGAATTGCACATATGCTATTTTatataatcctcacaataatccaaTGACGTAGGTACTagttatttttacagaaaaagaagccAAGATCAAAGGTTAAATGATTTGCTCAAGCTTACACCACAGGGGTAAGGGGAGATTTAAACCTCTGACTTAAAGGCCTAGTCCCTTACCACTATGCTATTCTTCCTTCATTGTTAGACTCCACACACCTTATCTTCTAAAGGCCCTCAACACCCCCATGCCTGTAAAGCACAAGCAGTCTGCCTTTGTCAAGGGTCAGGAGACACTGCTAGGAAACCTGCTCTCTGAGAACAGATGGCTCAGACGGTGAGAATAATTTCTTTCAGGGTGATTGGGAGGGACATGAGCAAGGGAGAGCAGCATCTGTAACCAGGAGGGAACTAGGACATTATCTCTTCCTGTGGCCCAAAGCCTACCCTGATATGCTGAGAAAGGTTTGTCCTGTTCAATTCCATGAGCTACTGTTCATCAGTGAGAGGTCTAGGATTTGGCCCTTGACTTGACCAGACATGAGCATTAAGGGCTGTGATTGAGTTCTGGCCTTGCCAAATGCATAGGTACCATCTGTTCATTAATCCTTCCAGAAGCTTCTagcctcccctcttccccccaacacacatgcacacacacaccaacacttGCACCTCCTTTGTATGTAAGGACTAAGTGACCCTTATTTTCCTGACCTTGCTACCATTAGCTCTATCTAAGCATTTCCCAAAAGTGATAAGCTACGGAGTCTGACTCCCTGAGATCAGAAGATAGATTCCAGTTTGTATGGGTCCCAAGTCTCAAGTGGAGGGGAGTCCTGGCTTAGTTCTCTCTAATGTGCGGTGGTGGTCAGGCTGTGCTCCCTCCTTCTATAACCCCTCTCCTAAACCACTTGTGAGGGCTCTCCTTCCTCACCAAACCTTGACCCATACAACAGTAGCTAGAAAAATAGAGGAAGTATAATCTACTCATTACATGCAGCAGATTTGAAACCTGGCTTGGATTTGTCTTGACTTGGATACTGATCAGTTGTTTGCACTTGGACAAACTAATCTTTCCAagcttaaatttccttttttttttttttttttgagatggagtctcactctgttacccaggctggagtgcagtggcacaatctgagctcactgcaacctccacctcccgggttcaagcgattctcctgcttcagtctctcgagtagctgggattacaggttcatgccaccacacctagctaatttttgtattttaggagagacagggtttcaccatgttggccagtctggtcttgaactcctgacctcaggtgatccgccctccttggcctcccaaagtgctgggattacaggaacgagCACCCAGCCCCAAGCTTCAATTtcctatctgcaaaatggggttaATACTACTGTATCTGTTTTAAAGAAGTCTATGAGTCACTACATGAGATAATGTATACACTGAGTGGTCCTCAGTACATCAGTTGTTGTGTCGTTGGAGCTAAGATGGACAAACTACCTTAACTGAAAGAGCAAAATCAAGTGGGGAGTTCAAACACATGAATAAAAATGGATACGGTTTTGACTACAGCAGAAAGCACACTTAAGcactgaaggaagaaaaatctcaatTTGTCTAATATAGTGCTATCAGTGGAGAAATGTCTGAGAACTGATGGACCCCATAAATATCTCAGATGGCCATCTTCAAGTTGATTTAGCCCAGCACATAAAGGTAACTCATATACACGTCAAACACTGTAAGAAGATGAGAAAAGCAGCTGATAgagatttaatatttaatgtgaGTATAAGAAAAAGTGTTctcaaaacagagaagaaaaagttcTTTTCTGGGAACATgacattagaaagaaagaaaccctttGGTCTCAGCTATAGCAACTTACCTGGAATGGTAGCTTTGGTGCCAAGGAGGGCCGATCATACCCTGAGATATCTGCATCATGCTGGCATCAGGTTGCTTCTCCCCAGACTTAGTTGTGTGCCACGAGTGAGGTCGGCCTGCAGGCTCACTGCGCCTGGGGAGACACAAGAGGGACCCCCAACGTTAGCTAAAGTCTCAGCTGAGTCTCCTCACCGATGTGACTTGTGGATTTGGAAGCAAACACTCTGTGTCCTCAGAGATTGAAAAGCAACCAAGTCAATACTGAGAAGAAGATTTTGCTACTTATTTCTGCGACTAATCATTGCTATTCTCTGCTTAACTTgtaaaaatttttacttattttgacataatttcagaCTTGCATTAAAATGTTGCAAAATTAGTGTAAAGAATTCTCACATAAACTTTGCCTAGATTTCCtacatgttaacattttatactttattaatgTAAAGCACACGGAGTTGCCTTGGTCCCTCTTGGTCTCTATCTATCCATATATAAAAATGGGAGCCCgcaattcctttccatttcccaAAGGGCTTTCGATATATGGTAAAACATTTTCTGGGGATCTTGAAGTCCTCTGTCATATCCTGTTGCTGGATAAATGATACTATTACTGTCTTGGTAAGAACTGCATAAACATTAGCAGTAACCTCAGTGTGAACACTGCTGTAAGCTACGTGGTCTAGAGAACAAAATGCTCtctaaaatttctcattttgcaaGTCAATGACTTCAACTTTTAAACATCCTGCCCTTACAACACAAAGAATTGacaaagacaaagggaaaatgTAGGTGTCCTTCAGACTGCAACACTGAAGAATGAATTCGGGAAGGAAGCTTGCACTACTATAGAAGGTCAGTCAGGAGAGAGTTGCTGTGCCTTATTTTTGGCAAAAAAGTCAGGTAATCTATCAGGCATTTCATGCTGAAAATTCTTGAACTTTTAGACTGTAGGAGGATTTTTCTGCAGTTTAGAAACACTTATGGGATCCAAGAATCCATTTGGatatgatgaaaataataattgtaagTTATTCCAACTCATTGTACTTGGCCT from Piliocolobus tephrosceles isolate RC106 chromosome 3, ASM277652v3, whole genome shotgun sequence includes:
- the SHROOM3 gene encoding protein Shroom3 isoform X1 — protein: MMRTTENFHKPSATLNSNTAPRGRYIYLEAFLEGGAPWGFTLKGGLEHGEPLIISKVEEGGKADTLRSKLQAGDEVVHINEVTLSSSRKEAVSLVKGSYKTLRLGVRRDVCADPGHADTSASNFISPEHLSSGPQHRKAAWSGGVKLRLKHRRSEPAGRPHSWHTTKSGEKQPDASMMQISQGMIGPPWHQSYHSSSSTSDLSNYDHAYLRRSPDHCSSQGSMESLEPSGVYPPCHLSPAKSTGSIDQLSHFHNKRDSAYSSFSTSSSILEYPPPGISARERSSSMDNTSARGGLLEGMRQADIRYVKTVYDTRRGVSAEYEVNSSALLLQGREARASTDGQGYDKWSNIPRGKGVPPPSWSQQCPSSLETATDNLPPKVGAPLPPARSDSYAAFRHRERPSSWSSLDQKRLCRPQANSLGSLKSPFIEEQLHTVLEKSPENSPPVKPKHNYTQKAQPGQPLLPTSIYPVPSLEPHFAQVPQPSVSSNGMLYPALAKESGYIAPQGACNKMATIDENGNQNGSSRPGFAFCQPLEHDLLSPVEKKPEATVKYVPSKVHFSSVPENEEDASLKRHLTPPQGNSPHSNERKSTQSNKPSSHPHSLKCPQAQAWQAGEDKRSSRLSEPWEGDFQEDHNANLWRRLEREGLGQSLSGNFGKTKSAFSSLQNIPESLRRHSSLELGRGAQEGYPGGRPTCAVNTKAEDPGRKAAPDLGSHLDRQVSYPRPEGRTGASASFHSTDPRPEELPAASHPHTSSLGRRGPGPGSASALQGFQYGKPHCSVLEKVSKFEQREQGSQRPSVGGSGFGHNYRPHRTVSTSSTSGNDLEEIKAHIRFSESAEPLGNGEQHFKNGELKLEEASRQPCGQQLSGGTSDSGRGPQRPDARLLRSQSTFQLSSEPEREPEWRDRPGSPESPLLDAPFSRAYRNSIKDAQSRVLGATSFRRRDLELGAPVASKSWRPRPSSAHVGLRSPEAPASASPHTPRERHSVTPAEGDLARPVPPAARRGARRRLTPEQKKRSYSEPEKMNEVGVAEEAEPTPLGPQRKSSVADRRRLFERDGKACSTLSLSGPELKQFQQSALADYIQRKTGKRPTSATGCSLQEPGPLRERAQSAYLQPGPAALEGSGLTSASSLSSLREPSLQPRREATLLPATVAETPQAPRDRSSSFAGGRRLWERRRGDPQVPRELLSGANGGTRGTQRVDETHREPSSWGARAGKSMSAEDLLERSDVLAGPVHVRSRSSPATADKHQDVLLGQDNGFGLVKDPCYLAGPGSRSLSCSERGQEEMPLLFHHPTPRWGGSGCKAIGDSSVPSECPGTPDHQRQASRTPCPRPPLAGTQGQLTDTRAAPLTPLGTPLPSAVPSGYCSQDGQTGRQPLPPYTPAMTHRSNGHTLTQPPGPRGYEGDGPEHGVEEGTRKRVSLPQWPPPSRVKWAHAGREDSLPEESSAPEFANLKHYQKQQSLPSSCSTSDPDTPLGTPSTPGRISLRISESVLRDSPPPREDYEDEVFVRDLHPKATSSPTFETLPPPPPPPPSQETPVYSMDDFPPPPPHAVCEAQLDSEDPEGPRPSSNKLSKVTIARERHVPGAAHVVGSQTLASRLQTSIKGSEAESTPPSFMSVHPQLAGSLGGQPAPIRTQSLTHDPVNGTQGLEKKVNSDPQKSSEDIRTEALAKEIVHQDKSLADILDPDSRLKTTMDLMEGLFPRDVNLLKENSVKRKAIQRTVSSSGCEGKRNEDKEAVSMLVNCPAYYSVSAPKAELLNKIKEMPAEVNEEEEQADVNEKKAELIGSLTHKLETLQEAKGSLLMDIKLNNALGEEVEALISELCKPNEFDKYRMFIGDLDKVVNLLLSLSGRLARVENVLSGLGEDASNEERSSLYEKRKILAGQHEDARELKENLDRRERIVLGILANYLSEEQLQDYQHFVKMKSTLLIEQRKLDDKIKLGQEQVKCLLESLPSDFIPKAGALALPPNLTSEPTPAGGCTFSGVFPTLTSPL
- the SHROOM3 gene encoding protein Shroom3 isoform X2; amino-acid sequence: MAFYSTPEYDIQLARGLLSGMFLFATRRSEPAGRPHSWHTTKSGEKQPDASMMQISQGMIGPPWHQSYHSSSSTSDLSNYDHAYLRRSPDHCSSQGSMESLEPSGVYPPCHLSPAKSTGSIDQLSHFHNKRDSAYSSFSTSSSILEYPPPGISARERSSSMDNTSARGGLLEGMRQADIRYVKTVYDTRRGVSAEYEVNSSALLLQGREARASTDGQGYDKWSNIPRGKGVPPPSWSQQCPSSLETATDNLPPKVGAPLPPARSDSYAAFRHRERPSSWSSLDQKRLCRPQANSLGSLKSPFIEEQLHTVLEKSPENSPPVKPKHNYTQKAQPGQPLLPTSIYPVPSLEPHFAQVPQPSVSSNGMLYPALAKESGYIAPQGACNKMATIDENGNQNGSSRPGFAFCQPLEHDLLSPVEKKPEATVKYVPSKVHFSSVPENEEDASLKRHLTPPQGNSPHSNERKSTQSNKPSSHPHSLKCPQAQAWQAGEDKRSSRLSEPWEGDFQEDHNANLWRRLEREGLGQSLSGNFGKTKSAFSSLQNIPESLRRHSSLELGRGAQEGYPGGRPTCAVNTKAEDPGRKAAPDLGSHLDRQVSYPRPEGRTGASASFHSTDPRPEELPAASHPHTSSLGRRGPGPGSASALQGFQYGKPHCSVLEKVSKFEQREQGSQRPSVGGSGFGHNYRPHRTVSTSSTSGNDLEEIKAHIRFSESAEPLGNGEQHFKNGELKLEEASRQPCGQQLSGGTSDSGRGPQRPDARLLRSQSTFQLSSEPEREPEWRDRPGSPESPLLDAPFSRAYRNSIKDAQSRVLGATSFRRRDLELGAPVASKSWRPRPSSAHVGLRSPEAPASASPHTPRERHSVTPAEGDLARPVPPAARRGARRRLTPEQKKRSYSEPEKMNEVGVAEEAEPTPLGPQRKSSVADRRRLFERDGKACSTLSLSGPELKQFQQSALADYIQRKTGKRPTSATGCSLQEPGPLRERAQSAYLQPGPAALEGSGLTSASSLSSLREPSLQPRREATLLPATVAETPQAPRDRSSSFAGGRRLWERRRGDPQVPRELLSGANGGTRGTQRVDETHREPSSWGARAGKSMSAEDLLERSDVLAGPVHVRSRSSPATADKHQDVLLGQDNGFGLVKDPCYLAGPGSRSLSCSERGQEEMPLLFHHPTPRWGGSGCKAIGDSSVPSECPGTPDHQRQASRTPCPRPPLAGTQGQLTDTRAAPLTPLGTPLPSAVPSGYCSQDGQTGRQPLPPYTPAMTHRSNGHTLTQPPGPRGYEGDGPEHGVEEGTRKRVSLPQWPPPSRVKWAHAGREDSLPEESSAPEFANLKHYQKQQSLPSSCSTSDPDTPLGTPSTPGRISLRISESVLRDSPPPREDYEDEVFVRDLHPKATSSPTFETLPPPPPPPPSQETPVYSMDDFPPPPPHAVCEAQLDSEDPEGPRPSSNKLSKVTIARERHVPGAAHVVGSQTLASRLQTSIKGSEAESTPPSFMSVHPQLAGSLGGQPAPIRTQSLTHDPVNGTQGLEKKVNSDPQKSSEDIRTEALAKEIVHQDKSLADILDPDSRLKTTMDLMEGLFPRDVNLLKENSVKRKAIQRTVSSSGCEGKRNEDKEAVSMLVNCPAYYSVSAPKAELLNKIKEMPAEVNEEEEQADVNEKKAELIGSLTHKLETLQEAKGSLLMDIKLNNALGEEVEALISELCKPNEFDKYRMFIGDLDKVVNLLLSLSGRLARVENVLSGLGEDASNEERSSLYEKRKILAGQHEDARELKENLDRRERIVLGILANYLSEEQLQDYQHFVKMKSTLLIEQRKLDDKIKLGQEQVKCLLESLPSDFIPKAGALALPPNLTSEPTPAGGCTFSGVFPTLTSPL